The nucleotide sequence TACAGGAATCAAAGTCAAACCAATAACGGTGATAACCGTTCCTGTTACTATAGGAGGGAATAGTTTTTTAATTTTAGAAAAGACACCAGAAACTAACACAACAAAGATCCCAGAAGCGATAATAGATCCGTAGATAGCTCCTACTCCTTCATTGGTTCCGATCAAGATCAGTGGAGCTACTGCTTGGATCGCACATCCTAAAACGACAGGCAAGCCAATTCCGAAAAATCGGTTAACTGTCAATTGCAATAATGTCGCTAATCCACACATAAAGATATCAATTGAAATCAAATAAGTCATCTGTTCTTGATTAAAGCCTAGTCCTGTACCGATCAAAAGAGGCACCGCTACTGCTCCTGCATACATCGCTAGCAGATGCTGCAGCCCTAAAACCGCAGCTTTTCCATTTTGTGTTTCTTTTTCCACGATTATGCGTCCTCCTCAAGAAACTCAACTTGTCCATTCGTCAAGGAAGCAATACGCGCAAGAGAAACGACTCTCAATCCCATTTCTTCAAGTAACTGACGTCCATCTTGGAAAGACTTTTCGATGACGATCCCGATTCCTTCTACTTGCGCTCCAGCTTGCTGGCATAATTCGATCAATCCTTTTGCCGCTTGTCCGTTTGCCAAGAAATCGTCGATAATCAATACTTTGTCTTCTGAAGATAAAAATTTACGAGAAATAGAAATCGTACTTGTCACTTGTTTCGTAAAAGAATAAACAGAAGCTGTCAATAATTCTTCATCCATCGTCAAACTTTTTGCTTTTCTAGCGAAGATCATTGGAACATCTAATTCTCTTGCAGCAAATAAAGCTGGTGCGATCCCAGAAGCTTCAATGGTCACAACTTTCGTGATTCCTTGTTCTTTAAATACTTCTGCAAACCGTTTTCCCATTTGTTCCATCAATACAGGGTCTACTTGGTGAGTGACGAAGCTGTCGACTTTTAATACGCCCTCGCCTAATATACGTCCGTCTTTTTGAATACGTTCAACTAATTCTTTCACTTTATTTGCTCCTTTATCATTTATTAATACCGAAATAACCGCTTTTGTGCAAAAACCTACTATGTTTCTGTTAAAGAAAAACACCCTCCACTTTATCATAAGAAAAGAAGGGTGAAATAGCCAATCTTTTACTTATAGTCCAGCATTTACGGTACTGGCTAGAAACTGTCATCCATATTATGACGATATATAAGTAGGT is from Enterococcus faecium and encodes:
- a CDS encoding xanthine phosphoribosyltransferase — translated: MKELVERIQKDGRILGEGVLKVDSFVTHQVDPVLMEQMGKRFAEVFKEQGITKVVTIEASGIAPALFAARELDVPMIFARKAKSLTMDEELLTASVYSFTKQVTSTISISRKFLSSEDKVLIIDDFLANGQAAKGLIELCQQAGAQVEGIGIVIEKSFQDGRQLLEEMGLRVVSLARIASLTNGQVEFLEEDA